The proteins below are encoded in one region of Tessaracoccus aquimaris:
- a CDS encoding DUF5998 family protein translates to MSQSANFNSTLPAELIAEIAECGFYPDLVTQTTQMGIGGQEPLDYLVQHEATFAGHELHRHLTVLIRTDRQLVICHVDEGEGGRPEALSTVECVALRAVDSVVVTRSLSDPEQLTSLSEAWLTIVWGAARRIDLGPASCEDPTCEADHGYTGVMQPDDITVRMSRQADGENARRLVAFGLRLQGAVG, encoded by the coding sequence GTGAGCCAGTCCGCCAACTTCAACTCGACCTTGCCCGCCGAGCTCATCGCCGAGATCGCCGAGTGCGGGTTCTACCCGGATCTGGTCACCCAGACCACCCAGATGGGCATCGGTGGGCAGGAGCCGCTCGACTATCTCGTGCAGCACGAGGCGACGTTCGCGGGGCATGAACTTCACCGGCACCTGACCGTGCTGATCCGCACCGACCGCCAACTCGTCATCTGCCACGTCGACGAGGGCGAGGGCGGCCGTCCCGAGGCGCTGTCAACCGTTGAGTGCGTCGCCCTGCGCGCCGTCGACTCCGTTGTCGTGACCCGGTCGCTGAGCGACCCTGAGCAGCTCACCTCGCTCAGCGAGGCCTGGCTGACGATCGTGTGGGGCGCCGCGCGACGGATCGACCTTGGGCCTGCCTCCTGCGAGGACCCGACCTGCGAGGCCGACCACGGCTACACCGGCGTGATGCAGCCCGACGACATCACCGTACGGATGTCGCGCCAGGCAGACGGCGAGAACGCGCGGAGGCTCGTGGCGTTCGGCCTCCGGCTTCAGGGTGCGGTCGGCTGA
- a CDS encoding alkaline phosphatase family protein: MHSQFVEPRYEDLALVNVFPSVIARLDGEQPVIEVPRASKYVVLLVDGLGWHQLGEHLDHAETMGDALAGALRLTCSVPSTTATSLTSLGTGVPTGSTAWSGTASSSRACSASSTP, translated from the coding sequence ATGCATTCACAGTTCGTCGAGCCCCGCTACGAGGACCTGGCGCTCGTCAACGTCTTCCCGAGCGTCATCGCCCGGTTGGACGGCGAGCAACCCGTCATCGAGGTGCCCCGCGCCTCGAAGTACGTGGTGCTCCTGGTCGACGGCCTCGGCTGGCATCAACTGGGCGAACACCTCGACCACGCGGAGACGATGGGCGATGCACTGGCGGGGGCGCTCCGGCTGACCTGCTCGGTGCCCTCGACCACCGCGACCTCGCTGACCTCGCTCGGCACCGGCGTGCCAACGGGGAGCACGGCGTGGTCGGGTACAGCTTCTTCGAGCCGAGCGTGCAGCGCGTCATCAACGCCCTGA
- a CDS encoding alkaline phosphatase family protein, with protein MLDHDGHGYGVGSWQWLDRLGAVDDTIAHLVETLPADVCLLVTGDHGMVNVPQASRIVIEEEPRLTGHSLVGGEPRFRHVYGDSPREIAWAWESVLGERAMVLRREEAIEAGWFGPRVTGVSQSRIGDVVAAMHHDFAAMSTATPGEFGLVGMHGSLTAAEMEVPLLAFGGTR; from the coding sequence ATGCTCGACCACGACGGCCACGGCTACGGCGTCGGCTCGTGGCAGTGGCTCGACCGGCTGGGAGCCGTCGACGACACGATCGCCCACCTCGTCGAGACCCTTCCCGCGGATGTGTGCCTGCTCGTCACCGGAGATCACGGGATGGTCAACGTGCCGCAGGCCTCCCGCATCGTCATCGAGGAGGAGCCCCGCCTCACGGGCCATTCGCTGGTCGGCGGAGAGCCGCGGTTCCGGCACGTCTACGGGGACTCGCCGCGCGAGATCGCCTGGGCGTGGGAGTCGGTTCTCGGCGAACGGGCCATGGTGCTGCGCCGCGAGGAGGCCATCGAGGCCGGCTGGTTCGGCCCGCGTGTGACGGGGGTCAGCCAGTCGCGGATCGGCGACGTGGTCGCTGCCATGCATCACGACTTCGCCGCGATGAGCACCGCGACGCCCGGCGAGTTCGGGCTGGTCGGCATGCACGGGTCCTTGACTGCCGCCGAGATGGAGGTCCCGCTCCTCGCCTTTGGTGGGACCCGGTGA
- a CDS encoding glycosyltransferase has translation MQTQLEELTAMGHEVTLIAPDRHLQKPRLGRIIECPTIYLEGLPAHLSVLHCSDRRAKLISSVADFDVVHSQTERGALVLGARIARLQNIPHLHTFHANIAGTHQTVRGAFFGTLSYRLLVLPALRGATQQDTPPAKLPSARHETGGLAARTDWKSFAQIAQRVDAYTVPSPFMRDLIDEAAGERLPSYVVPTGYNRGMLDAIGETQREREGPRVRFLSIGRLAKEKRLDVLIKAFRAADLPDAELVIVGDGDQRDPLKRLAAGADNIDFRWHLSSLSAIAYELVNADALVLSSYRFDSQGLVISEAVAAGLPVMYCDGRLTVGTSPESALLTGPDVKSMARGFVAMMDPAKRRAMSAASAKLLPDLSPERTAERYVAAYHDLIEERTTSG, from the coding sequence GTGCAGACGCAGTTGGAGGAGTTGACGGCGATGGGTCACGAGGTGACCCTGATCGCCCCTGATCGCCACCTGCAGAAACCGAGGCTCGGGCGGATCATCGAATGCCCGACCATCTACCTCGAGGGGCTGCCCGCGCACCTCAGCGTGCTGCACTGCAGCGACCGGCGCGCGAAGCTGATCTCGTCTGTCGCCGACTTCGACGTCGTGCACAGCCAGACGGAGCGGGGCGCGCTGGTGCTCGGCGCCAGGATCGCCCGGCTGCAGAACATCCCACACCTGCACACCTTCCACGCCAACATCGCGGGAACGCACCAGACCGTCCGCGGCGCGTTCTTCGGCACACTCAGCTACCGACTGCTGGTGCTGCCTGCCCTGCGCGGCGCGACCCAGCAGGACACCCCACCCGCCAAGCTGCCCTCCGCGCGGCACGAGACGGGCGGCCTTGCTGCCCGCACGGACTGGAAGTCGTTCGCGCAGATCGCACAGCGCGTCGACGCCTACACGGTGCCGTCGCCGTTCATGCGCGACCTGATCGACGAGGCGGCCGGAGAGCGGCTGCCAAGCTACGTCGTGCCGACCGGCTACAACCGCGGCATGCTCGACGCCATCGGCGAGACGCAGCGGGAACGGGAGGGCCCCCGCGTCCGGTTCCTGTCGATCGGGCGGCTCGCCAAGGAGAAGCGCCTCGACGTGCTCATCAAGGCGTTCCGCGCCGCGGACCTGCCTGACGCCGAACTGGTGATCGTCGGCGACGGGGATCAGCGCGACCCGCTGAAGAGGCTCGCAGCCGGGGCCGACAACATCGACTTCCGCTGGCACCTGTCGTCGCTCTCCGCGATCGCCTACGAGTTGGTCAACGCCGACGCGCTGGTGCTCAGCTCCTACCGGTTCGACTCGCAGGGCCTCGTCATCTCCGAGGCCGTCGCTGCGGGGCTTCCGGTGATGTACTGCGACGGTCGCCTCACCGTCGGGACCTCCCCGGAAAGCGCGCTGCTGACCGGCCCGGACGTCAAGTCCATGGCCCGCGGCTTCGTCGCGATGATGGACCCGGCGAAACGTCGCGCGATGTCGGCCGCCTCTGCCAAGCTGTTACCCGACCTGAGCCCCGAGCGGACCGCCGAGCGGTACGTGGCGGCCTACCACGACCTCATCGAGGAAAGGACCACGAGTGGCTGA
- a CDS encoding thymidine kinase produces MDCGKSTLALQLDHIQSTHGRRGRVFTSQDRAGEGKITSRLGLSTDAIEVTDDFDLWRYVIGELTTGQRVDYIVCDEAQFYTSEHIDQLARIVDELQLDVYAFGILSDFRTHLFPGSQRLVELADRVESLPLGPLCWCGARGTHNARTLDGIMVTEGSRVVVGDTVTGGEVRYEVLCRAHHRRRMTATRAKATLSPDPLPFDPENF; encoded by the coding sequence ATGGACTGCGGCAAGTCGACGCTCGCGCTGCAGTTGGACCACATCCAGTCCACGCACGGGCGGCGTGGAAGGGTGTTCACCTCGCAGGACAGGGCTGGGGAGGGCAAGATCACCTCGCGGCTCGGGTTGAGCACCGACGCGATCGAGGTGACCGACGACTTCGACCTGTGGCGCTACGTCATCGGGGAGCTGACCACCGGGCAGCGCGTCGACTACATCGTGTGCGACGAGGCGCAGTTCTACACGTCCGAGCACATCGACCAGTTGGCGAGGATCGTCGACGAACTGCAGTTGGACGTCTACGCCTTCGGCATCCTGTCCGACTTCCGAACCCACCTGTTCCCCGGCTCGCAGCGCCTCGTCGAGTTGGCCGACCGCGTGGAGAGCCTGCCGCTTGGGCCGCTGTGCTGGTGCGGCGCCCGCGGCACGCACAACGCCCGCACGCTCGACGGGATCATGGTGACCGAGGGCAGCAGGGTGGTGGTCGGCGACACCGTCACCGGGGGAGAGGTGCGCTACGAGGTGTTGTGCAGGGCGCACCACCGCCGCAGGATGACGGCCACGAGGGCAAAGGCGACCCTGTCGCCCGACCCGCTGCCGTTCGACCCCGAGAACTTCTGA
- the sepH gene encoding septation protein SepH — MDNALSPREIQSRIRAGASVDDVASESGMDLDRIEAFAGPVLAEREHIAGAAQTATIRRRGEAGSHRRLGDLITQRLRSRGIDSEGVTWDAWRQADLKWRVVATLGGEIEAREAEFVYDPKARFSLADNADARWMIGEEAPGARPEEENTVDFDDELALVRAVSRPETEKPGDDVPVSNLMHEGNEDTSQLDRLYDMLSGISEDSVRIYTGILDPVLYEAREAIVEAPDPEADEPTREVSLTDPDEVDDLDDEHTIVREETAQPAEQAPVVDETPEEPTQDALVESDDEPKKPAKPRKRRAKVPSWDEIMFGGPTK; from the coding sequence ATGGACAACGCTCTGAGCCCACGCGAGATCCAGTCACGGATCCGTGCCGGTGCCTCCGTTGACGACGTCGCGAGCGAATCGGGGATGGATCTCGATCGGATCGAGGCCTTCGCCGGCCCCGTCCTGGCCGAACGCGAACACATCGCAGGGGCCGCCCAGACCGCCACGATCCGCAGGCGCGGCGAGGCGGGCAGCCACCGTCGGCTCGGCGACCTGATCACGCAACGGCTCCGCTCGCGCGGCATCGACTCCGAGGGCGTCACGTGGGACGCCTGGCGGCAGGCCGACCTGAAGTGGCGAGTTGTCGCGACGCTCGGTGGGGAGATCGAGGCCCGGGAGGCCGAGTTCGTCTACGACCCCAAGGCGCGCTTCTCGCTCGCCGACAACGCCGACGCCCGCTGGATGATCGGCGAGGAGGCCCCCGGCGCGCGGCCCGAGGAGGAGAACACCGTCGACTTCGACGACGAACTCGCCCTCGTGCGGGCCGTCAGTCGCCCCGAGACGGAGAAGCCGGGCGACGACGTCCCTGTCTCCAACCTGATGCATGAGGGCAACGAGGACACGTCGCAACTGGACCGGCTCTACGACATGTTGAGCGGGATCAGCGAGGACTCGGTCCGGATCTACACCGGCATCCTCGACCCGGTGCTGTACGAGGCCCGCGAGGCGATCGTCGAGGCTCCCGACCCGGAGGCCGACGAACCGACCCGTGAGGTGTCGCTGACCGACCCCGACGAGGTCGACGACCTCGACGACGAGCACACCATCGTGCGCGAGGAGACCGCTCAGCCGGCAGAGCAGGCACCGGTCGTCGACGAGACGCCAGAGGAGCCGACGCAGGACGCCCTGGTCGAGAGCGACGACGAGCCGAAGAAGCCCGCCAAGCCGCGCAAGCGGCGCGCGAAGGTCCCCTCGTGGGACGAGATCATGTTCGGCGGCCCCACCAAGTAG
- a CDS encoding DUF4193 domain-containing protein, which produces MATDYDAPRKTDEEMSEDSLEELKSRRNDKNSGKVDEDEVEAAESFELPGADLSHEELTVRVLPRQANEFTCASCFLVKSMSQLAETRGKLQYCVDCV; this is translated from the coding sequence ATGGCAACTGACTACGATGCACCCCGCAAGACCGACGAGGAGATGAGCGAGGATTCGCTCGAAGAACTCAAGTCGCGCCGAAACGACAAGAACTCCGGCAAGGTCGACGAGGACGAGGTCGAGGCGGCCGAATCCTTCGAGCTTCCAGGAGCGGACCTGTCGCATGAGGAACTCACCGTACGGGTCCTGCCTCGTCAGGCGAACGAGTTCACCTGCGCATCGTGCTTCCTCGTGAAGTCGATGAGCCAACTGGCCGAGACGCGCGGCAAACTGCAGTACTGCGTCGACTGCGTCTAG
- a CDS encoding DUF4235 domain-containing protein — MAASEKLMWKIYAGAIGAVTTIVAQKLVTKLWEVSTGDAPPDPNDPETPLKQALIWAAASGLGVGMTQLMMNRLVQNRWLKNFEHTAPGKLRNKLDF, encoded by the coding sequence ATGGCAGCCAGCGAAAAGCTGATGTGGAAGATCTACGCGGGCGCGATCGGCGCCGTCACCACGATTGTGGCGCAGAAACTCGTGACCAAGCTGTGGGAGGTGTCCACGGGTGACGCCCCACCGGATCCCAACGACCCGGAGACCCCGCTCAAGCAGGCCCTGATCTGGGCGGCGGCCAGTGGTCTCGGCGTCGGGATGACCCAGCTCATGATGAACCGGCTGGTGCAGAACCGCTGGCTGAAGAACTTCGAGCACACCGCGCCCGGCAAGCTGCGCAACAAGCTCGACTTCTGA
- a CDS encoding DUF3093 domain-containing protein: protein MTYSERLHIPWWWMLIGLLFAGSLAVAVLAYVHLQIGIAVSVLIMLAVLLTLVAYSRTRVTVDADGLTAGRYRLGHPYIAAATALDGEQARAALGPDADHRAFLFTRPFLSSLVRVDLDDPADPHPYWLVSTRHPERLADALRQEATS from the coding sequence GTGACCTACTCGGAACGGCTGCACATTCCCTGGTGGTGGATGCTGATCGGCCTGCTGTTCGCGGGCAGCCTCGCGGTTGCCGTGCTGGCCTACGTCCACCTGCAGATCGGGATCGCCGTCAGCGTCCTGATCATGCTGGCGGTGCTGCTGACGCTGGTCGCCTACTCCCGCACCCGCGTCACGGTCGACGCCGACGGCCTGACGGCCGGCCGGTACCGCCTCGGACACCCCTACATCGCGGCGGCCACCGCCCTGGATGGTGAGCAGGCGCGGGCCGCTCTCGGCCCCGACGCCGATCACCGCGCCTTCCTGTTCACCCGGCCGTTCCTGTCTTCGCTTGTGCGCGTCGACCTTGACGATCCGGCCGATCCGCACCCGTACTGGCTCGTCAGCACCCGCCACCCGGAACGGCTGGCCGACGCGCTGCGCCAGGAGGCCACGTCATGA
- the dut gene encoding dUTP diphosphatase, whose translation MIIDTLAADAHLPGYAQPGDAGADLRSTEDVVLEPGQRRLVGTGVALAIPAGHVGLVTPRSGLAAKAGLSIVNSPGVIDSGYRGEIKVCLINLDPHTPITLAAGDRIAQLLIVPFVTATFTPVASLDATVRGAGGYGSTGGFTRHIVEEAQ comes from the coding sequence ATGATCATCGACACGCTCGCCGCCGACGCCCATCTGCCCGGGTACGCACAGCCCGGCGACGCGGGGGCCGACCTGCGCAGCACCGAGGACGTGGTGCTCGAACCCGGCCAGCGTCGCCTGGTCGGCACCGGTGTCGCCCTCGCGATCCCCGCGGGCCACGTCGGGCTCGTCACGCCCCGCTCGGGCCTCGCAGCGAAGGCTGGCCTCAGCATCGTCAACTCTCCCGGGGTCATCGACTCCGGTTATCGCGGCGAGATCAAGGTCTGCCTGATCAACCTCGACCCGCACACGCCGATCACGTTGGCGGCGGGCGACCGGATCGCGCAACTGCTGATCGTGCCGTTCGTGACGGCCACGTTCACCCCCGTGGCGTCGCTCGATGCGACGGTGCGCGGTGCGGGTGGCTATGGTTCTACCGGCGGTTTCACCCGCCACATCGTGGAGGAAGCGCAGTGA
- a CDS encoding DUF3710 domain-containing protein: MIFGRKKQNAKEEAVETVEVAEEASVDEEAPKAEEAPELSEPEAQARAWDDEFDREEGPFDIAEVDLEADEDDVTRLDLGSIIVTPFEGMTIQLQVNRDTNVVQSILVGDGESGLEVAAFAGPTKSSMIPEIREEIIKATAQQQGQIAVSQGPFGSELRRALPVKDPNGNAATHLSRTWMVSGPGWLLRGVLLGKATFEPENEDAQVALFEFFSNIVVRRGTAPVAPGSLLPMKVPEAEG, from the coding sequence GTGATTTTCGGACGCAAGAAGCAAAACGCCAAGGAAGAGGCCGTCGAGACGGTCGAGGTCGCCGAGGAGGCGAGCGTCGACGAAGAGGCCCCGAAGGCCGAGGAGGCTCCCGAACTGAGCGAACCGGAGGCGCAGGCACGTGCCTGGGACGACGAGTTCGACCGTGAGGAGGGCCCCTTCGACATCGCCGAGGTGGATCTCGAGGCCGACGAGGACGACGTCACGAGGCTCGACCTCGGCAGCATCATCGTCACGCCATTCGAGGGGATGACGATCCAGCTTCAGGTCAACAGGGACACCAACGTCGTCCAGTCGATCCTGGTCGGCGACGGCGAGTCCGGCCTCGAGGTCGCGGCCTTCGCCGGCCCCACCAAGTCGTCGATGATCCCCGAGATCCGCGAGGAGATCATCAAGGCGACCGCGCAGCAGCAGGGGCAGATCGCCGTGTCCCAGGGCCCGTTCGGCTCCGAACTGCGCCGGGCGCTTCCCGTGAAGGACCCCAACGGCAACGCCGCAACCCACCTGTCGCGCACCTGGATGGTGTCCGGCCCCGGCTGGCTGCTGCGGGGTGTGCTGCTCGGCAAGGCCACGTTCGAGCCCGAGAACGAGGACGCGCAGGTCGCGCTGTTCGAGTTCTTCAGCAACATCGTGGTGCGCCGCGGCACCGCCCCTGTCGCACCGGGAAGCCTGCTTCCCATGAAGGTTCCAGAGGCGGAGGGCTGA
- a CDS encoding OB-fold nucleic acid binding domain-containing protein codes for MSDGSLGSRLRRFFASHEELEAAELREQSVDCGAETLASAKPRSRVTLRGTITSLTSDAKNGWLEAEVTDGTGTVRLVWMGRDHIQCLIPGRHVRIVGRLASEDGKPVIYNPDFELL; via the coding sequence GTGTCCGATGGATCGCTCGGTTCCCGGCTGCGTCGGTTCTTCGCCTCGCACGAGGAGTTGGAGGCCGCGGAGTTGCGGGAGCAGTCGGTCGACTGCGGTGCTGAGACACTGGCCTCCGCCAAGCCCCGCTCACGGGTGACGCTGCGCGGCACCATCACGTCCCTGACCTCTGACGCCAAGAACGGCTGGCTCGAGGCCGAGGTGACCGACGGGACGGGCACCGTCCGGCTGGTCTGGATGGGTCGCGACCACATCCAGTGCCTCATCCCCGGACGACACGTGCGGATCGTTGGGCGGCTCGCGTCCGAGGACGGTAAGCCCGTCATCTACAACCCGGACTTCGAGCTGCTCTGA
- a CDS encoding potassium channel family protein, protein MRVCIAGAGNVGRSIARELIANGHQALLIDKDRAAIKPDSVPGAQWLEADACELQSLEDAELENYDVSIAATGDDKANLVYSLLAKTEFGVPRTVARVNHPGNEWMFDAQWGVDVSVSTPRLMSALVEEAVSTGDLVRLLTFKKSTAHLSEVTLPDEGWMVGRRVRDIAFPVDAVLVAIIRDSIPLTPERDRAFEADDELLFVVTQEAEPELAAMLNPDEDDGPASF, encoded by the coding sequence ATGCGCGTGTGCATCGCAGGGGCAGGCAACGTCGGACGCTCGATCGCCCGCGAGTTGATCGCCAACGGGCATCAGGCCCTGCTCATCGACAAGGACAGGGCCGCCATCAAGCCCGACTCGGTGCCGGGTGCTCAGTGGCTCGAGGCCGACGCCTGCGAACTGCAGAGCCTCGAGGACGCCGAGCTCGAGAACTACGACGTGTCGATCGCCGCCACCGGTGACGACAAGGCCAACCTGGTCTACTCGCTGCTCGCCAAGACGGAGTTCGGGGTCCCCCGCACCGTCGCGCGCGTCAACCACCCGGGCAACGAGTGGATGTTCGACGCGCAGTGGGGCGTCGACGTGTCGGTGTCGACGCCGAGGCTGATGTCGGCGCTCGTCGAGGAGGCGGTCTCCACCGGCGACCTGGTGCGGCTGCTGACGTTCAAGAAGTCGACGGCGCACCTATCGGAGGTGACGCTCCCCGACGAGGGCTGGATGGTCGGACGACGGGTGCGCGACATCGCTTTCCCGGTGGACGCGGTGCTGGTGGCGATCATCCGCGACTCCATTCCGCTCACGCCGGAGCGGGACCGCGCGTTCGAGGCGGACGACGAACTGCTGTTCGTTGTGACGCAGGAGGCCGAGCCCGAGCTTGCCGCGATGCTCAACCCCGACGAGGACGACGGGCCCGCCAGCTTCTGA
- a CDS encoding potassium channel family protein, protein MFGRHRRRSLVHIVIMGCGRVGAMLAKGLEKRGHSVAVIDVNVDAFRRLGNDFHGTTVKGVGFDRQVLEEAGIRRADAFAAVSSGDNSNILAARVVREIYHIENVVARIYDQGRAAVYERLGIPTVATVRWTVMQVLRRLLPQGSEPVWRDPTGDARLLQVHVHSGWVGRKIRDLSRDADAPIPFVLRVGRGIVPDRETIYQDGDLIYVACMTDRTDEIETLFANPPEKQ, encoded by the coding sequence ATGTTCGGCAGACATCGAAGGAGGAGCCTGGTGCACATCGTCATCATGGGCTGCGGGCGCGTCGGCGCCATGCTCGCGAAGGGGCTGGAGAAGCGGGGCCACAGCGTCGCCGTCATCGACGTCAACGTCGATGCCTTCCGCCGCCTCGGCAACGATTTCCACGGCACCACCGTCAAGGGGGTCGGCTTCGACAGGCAGGTGCTCGAGGAGGCAGGCATCCGCCGCGCCGACGCGTTCGCCGCCGTCTCCTCCGGTGACAACTCCAACATCCTCGCCGCCCGCGTGGTGCGCGAGATCTACCACATCGAGAACGTGGTCGCCCGGATCTACGACCAGGGCCGCGCCGCCGTCTACGAGCGGCTCGGCATCCCGACGGTCGCCACGGTGCGCTGGACGGTGATGCAGGTGCTGCGACGGCTGCTGCCCCAGGGGAGCGAGCCTGTCTGGCGCGACCCGACCGGCGACGCCCGCCTGCTGCAGGTCCATGTGCACAGCGGCTGGGTCGGCAGGAAGATCCGCGACCTCTCGCGCGACGCCGACGCCCCCATCCCGTTCGTGTTGCGGGTCGGCCGTGGCATCGTCCCCGACCGCGAGACGATCTACCAGGACGGCGACCTCATCTACGTCGCGTGCATGACGGATCGCACCGACGAGATCGAGACGCTGTTCGCCAACCCGCCAGAGAAGCAGTAA
- a CDS encoding APC family permease, whose translation MKIFSGIKRLLFGRRLANAQMGETLLPKRIALPVFASDALSSVAYAPDEILITLSLAGMAGFIFSWEIGLAVGVVVAVVVMSYRQTVYAYPSGGGDYEVAKENLGRFAGLTVASSLMVDYVLTVAVSVSAGVINAKAMLPFLQDHEAWTAVVVIVFLTIMNLRGVRESGAAFAIPTYVFMASMIVMVAIGLFRIFALDQTLLSETANLTVVREDGVENIAGWALVAILARAFSSGCAALTGVEAISNGVPAFKPPKSRNASRVLGMLGVLAITMLLGIIALANLTKVHLIDELTGTHYVDEVGNTIHSAATTVTGQLARVVFMDWFEPGFYVVVTATMLILFLAANTAFNGFPSLASILARDGYLPRQLHTRGDRLAFSNGIVMLAAAAIALVLIFNASVTALIQLYVVGVFISFTLGQIGMVKHWTTALKTEQEPEKRTKMKRSRVINFVGATLTGIVLVIVLISKFTHGAYLAIVAMGVTFALMLAISNHYLAVEREVALTPDSDRALPSRVRSVILVQQVNLPTVKAIAFARATRPTTLTAVTVAIDDDQVEQIIDQWEAEDFGIPLKVIASPYREITGPFIKYVAKLRTENPRDVVSVYIPEFVVGHWWEQLLHNQTALVIRTRLHFMQGVMVTSVPYQLKSSDARKERAKEAARRQVRG comes from the coding sequence GTGAAAATCTTCTCGGGGATCAAGCGTCTCCTGTTCGGGCGTCGGCTCGCCAACGCCCAAATGGGGGAGACGCTGCTGCCCAAGCGCATCGCGCTGCCCGTGTTCGCTTCGGACGCTCTCAGCTCGGTCGCCTACGCCCCTGACGAGATCCTGATCACCTTGTCCCTTGCGGGCATGGCCGGCTTCATCTTCTCGTGGGAGATCGGCCTGGCCGTGGGCGTGGTCGTGGCCGTGGTGGTCATGTCCTACCGGCAGACGGTCTACGCCTATCCGAGCGGCGGCGGCGACTATGAGGTGGCCAAGGAGAACCTCGGCCGGTTCGCGGGCCTCACGGTCGCGTCGTCGCTGATGGTCGACTATGTGCTGACGGTGGCGGTGTCGGTCTCCGCGGGCGTCATCAACGCCAAGGCGATGCTGCCCTTCCTGCAGGACCATGAGGCCTGGACGGCGGTCGTCGTGATCGTGTTCCTGACCATCATGAACCTGCGCGGCGTCCGCGAATCGGGCGCCGCGTTCGCGATCCCCACCTACGTGTTCATGGCCTCGATGATCGTGATGGTCGCCATCGGCCTTTTCCGCATCTTCGCGCTCGACCAGACGCTGCTCAGCGAGACGGCGAACCTGACGGTGGTGCGGGAGGACGGGGTCGAGAACATCGCGGGCTGGGCGCTGGTTGCGATCCTCGCGCGCGCCTTCTCGTCCGGCTGTGCGGCGCTCACCGGCGTCGAGGCCATCAGCAACGGCGTGCCCGCGTTCAAGCCGCCGAAGAGCCGCAACGCCTCCCGGGTGCTCGGCATGCTCGGCGTGCTCGCGATCACCATGCTGCTCGGCATCATCGCGCTGGCGAACCTGACGAAGGTGCACCTGATCGATGAGCTGACCGGCACGCACTATGTCGACGAGGTGGGCAACACCATCCACTCGGCGGCCACCACCGTCACCGGACAGCTCGCCCGCGTGGTGTTCATGGACTGGTTCGAGCCGGGCTTCTACGTCGTGGTCACCGCCACGATGCTGATCCTGTTCCTGGCCGCCAACACCGCATTCAACGGCTTCCCCTCGCTCGCGTCGATCCTGGCGCGCGACGGCTACCTGCCCCGCCAGTTGCACACCCGCGGCGACCGCTTGGCGTTCTCCAACGGCATCGTGATGCTCGCGGCCGCCGCCATCGCGCTGGTGCTGATCTTCAACGCCTCGGTCACCGCACTGATCCAGCTGTACGTCGTCGGCGTGTTCATCTCCTTCACCCTCGGCCAGATCGGCATGGTCAAGCACTGGACCACGGCGCTGAAGACCGAACAGGAGCCCGAGAAGCGCACCAAGATGAAGCGCTCGCGGGTGATCAACTTCGTCGGCGCCACCCTGACCGGCATCGTCCTTGTCATCGTCCTGATCTCGAAGTTCACCCACGGCGCCTACCTCGCGATCGTCGCGATGGGTGTCACCTTCGCGCTGATGCTTGCGATCTCCAACCACTACCTGGCCGTCGAGCGCGAGGTCGCGCTGACGCCGGACTCCGACCGGGCGCTGCCGAGCCGGGTGCGCTCGGTGATCCTGGTGCAGCAGGTGAACCTGCCGACGGTCAAGGCCATCGCGTTCGCACGGGCCACCCGACCCACCACCCTGACGGCCGTCACGGTCGCCATCGACGACGACCAGGTCGAACAGATCATCGACCAGTGGGAGGCGGAGGACTTCGGCATCCCGCTGAAGGTGATCGCCTCCCCGTACCGCGAGATCACCGGACCGTTCATCAAGTACGTCGCGAAGCTGCGCACCGAGAACCCGCGCGACGTGGTGAGCGTCTACATCCCCGAGTTCGTCGTCGGCCATTGGTGGGAGCAGTTGCTGCACAACCAGACGGCGCTGGTGATCCGGACCCGGCTCCACTTCATGCAGGGAGTCATGGTGACCTCGGTTCCGTACCAGCTCAAGAGTTCCGACGCGCGCAAGGAGCGGGCCAAGGAGGCGGCCCGCCGCCAGGTGCGCGGATGA